The Mycolicibacterium boenickei genome has a segment encoding these proteins:
- a CDS encoding DUF7155 family protein has protein sequence MTLFSTQTRRYVAVGAFALVAGAAAAAPAFLATTSGPEVSAQPACLAWFGNKEDGKCLSYSNGMPANVGTPWVGAGGNGGFVTGPLLPGTSINQGIG, from the coding sequence GTGACACTGTTCAGCACGCAGACGCGGCGTTACGTTGCAGTCGGCGCATTCGCGCTGGTCGCAGGGGCGGCCGCGGCTGCCCCGGCGTTCCTCGCCACCACCTCCGGCCCCGAGGTCTCGGCCCAGCCGGCCTGCCTGGCCTGGTTCGGCAACAAGGAGGACGGCAAGTGCCTGTCCTACTCGAACGGAATGCCTGCCAATGTGGGCACGCCGTGGGTCGGCGCCGGCGGCAACGGCGGGTTCGTCACCGGTCCGCTGCTGCCGGGCACGTCGATCAACCAGGGGATCGGCTAG
- a CDS encoding LppP/LprE family lipoprotein, translating into MYPRLIAIVAFVGLLAVGCGWKPSSAPPPKPDTCAPSDGPSADTIAEQIAKLPAPAAGKEWTQIGSGHTTNCRLYWVQVGQSNPEPNSVGQLLFFDRQTPIGPATPEPRPYINVVTNADDSVVVNYQWQQGHDSPTSPTGIATVRFRIGDDGKLVAVDPIPKP; encoded by the coding sequence GTGTACCCACGGCTGATCGCCATCGTCGCCTTCGTCGGTCTCCTCGCGGTTGGTTGCGGCTGGAAACCGTCATCCGCGCCGCCCCCGAAACCCGATACCTGCGCACCGTCGGACGGGCCCAGCGCTGACACCATCGCGGAGCAGATCGCGAAACTGCCCGCACCCGCGGCGGGTAAGGAATGGACCCAGATCGGCAGCGGGCACACCACCAACTGCCGGCTGTACTGGGTGCAGGTGGGCCAGTCCAACCCCGAGCCCAACAGTGTCGGGCAGCTGCTGTTCTTCGACCGGCAGACCCCGATCGGCCCGGCCACGCCGGAGCCCCGGCCCTACATCAATGTGGTCACCAACGCCGATGACAGCGTGGTGGTGAACTACCAGTGGCAGCAGGGCCACGATTCGCCTACCTCGCCGACCGGTATCGCCACCGTGCGGTTCCGGATCGGAGACGACGGCAAACTGGTTGCCGTCGACCCGATTCCGAAGCCCTGA
- a CDS encoding acyl-CoA dehydrogenase family protein, with product MTSTAEHLRNALDGRWRDVKNAMRARLSDEIFRPHYTPNTVIARAKVAEQLKIMAAAGAAEDGFRKEHGGNGDVGAAITSIEMLAMSDLSLMVKAGVQWGLFGGAIENLGTERHHKAYVRRLIDLDLLGCFAMTETGHGSDVQSLETTATYDPETQEFVIHSPTPTARKDYIGGAAETARVATVFAQLITPDGEGHGVHCFVVPIRDDAGNDLPGVTTSDCHYKGGLPGVDNGRIVFDHVRVPRENLLNRYADVAPDGTYSSPIENPGRRFFTMLGTLIRGRVTVGGSAAAAARVALDIATRYALERRQFEAPKSDEEVLIMDYLVHQRRLLPLIAKSYALQFAQNELVAKCHELQTSDDPDAEEQRELEARAAGLKAANTWHASHAIQEAREACGGAGYLAENRLIALRADTDVFTTFEGDNHVLTQLVAKELLTAYADDIKGMSPVEWVRFAANYAGERVLKRTAAETIIQTVLDTRQDNEEEGSLFNRGTQVKMFEDREEYMLASVARRLQGKAKEMSAFDAFNAVQDHVLHAAQAHIDRVILEAFVAGIDACEDDTARELLQDVCDLYALSVIEGDKAWFIEHRFLSTERAKAVTRGINERCRSLRPHVETLVDGFGIPEQLRYAAMLDPAELLNG from the coding sequence ATGACCTCCACTGCCGAGCATCTGCGAAATGCGCTGGACGGCCGCTGGCGCGACGTCAAGAACGCCATGCGAGCCAGGTTGTCCGACGAGATCTTCCGGCCGCACTACACCCCGAACACCGTCATCGCGCGGGCCAAAGTGGCCGAGCAACTCAAGATCATGGCGGCGGCCGGGGCCGCCGAAGACGGCTTCCGTAAGGAACACGGCGGCAACGGTGACGTCGGAGCGGCCATCACCAGCATCGAGATGCTGGCCATGAGCGACCTGTCATTGATGGTCAAGGCCGGGGTGCAATGGGGCCTGTTCGGCGGGGCGATCGAGAACCTCGGCACCGAACGCCATCACAAGGCGTACGTGCGCCGCCTGATCGACCTCGACCTGCTGGGCTGCTTCGCGATGACCGAGACCGGTCACGGCAGCGACGTGCAGTCGCTGGAGACCACCGCCACCTACGATCCGGAAACTCAAGAATTCGTCATTCACTCCCCCACCCCCACCGCGCGCAAGGACTACATCGGCGGCGCAGCCGAAACCGCCCGGGTGGCAACTGTTTTCGCCCAGCTGATCACGCCGGACGGGGAAGGCCACGGCGTGCACTGTTTCGTCGTCCCGATCCGCGACGACGCCGGCAACGACCTGCCCGGCGTCACCACATCGGACTGCCACTACAAAGGTGGCCTGCCCGGGGTCGACAACGGGCGCATCGTCTTCGACCACGTGCGCGTCCCGCGGGAGAACCTGCTCAACCGCTACGCCGACGTCGCCCCCGACGGCACCTACAGTTCACCCATCGAGAACCCGGGCCGGCGGTTCTTCACCATGCTGGGCACCTTGATCCGGGGCCGGGTCACCGTCGGCGGCAGCGCCGCGGCGGCCGCGCGGGTGGCACTGGACATCGCCACCCGATATGCGTTGGAACGCAGGCAGTTCGAGGCCCCGAAGAGCGATGAGGAAGTCCTGATCATGGACTACCTCGTGCATCAGCGCCGGCTGCTGCCGCTGATCGCCAAGTCCTACGCGCTGCAGTTCGCCCAGAACGAGCTGGTGGCCAAATGCCACGAGTTGCAGACCTCCGACGATCCCGATGCCGAGGAGCAGCGCGAGTTGGAGGCCCGCGCGGCAGGCTTGAAAGCGGCCAACACCTGGCACGCCAGCCACGCCATCCAGGAGGCGCGCGAAGCCTGCGGTGGCGCAGGCTATCTGGCCGAGAACCGGCTGATCGCCCTACGCGCCGACACCGACGTGTTCACCACGTTCGAGGGTGACAACCATGTGCTCACCCAGCTGGTGGCCAAAGAACTGCTCACCGCCTACGCCGACGACATCAAGGGCATGAGCCCGGTCGAATGGGTCCGGTTCGCGGCCAACTACGCCGGCGAGCGGGTGCTGAAACGCACTGCGGCCGAGACCATCATCCAGACCGTCCTCGACACCCGCCAGGACAACGAGGAGGAAGGCAGCCTGTTCAACCGCGGCACCCAGGTCAAGATGTTCGAGGACCGCGAGGAGTACATGCTGGCCTCGGTGGCGCGCAGGCTGCAGGGCAAGGCCAAGGAGATGTCGGCGTTCGACGCCTTCAACGCCGTGCAGGATCACGTGCTGCACGCCGCGCAGGCGCACATCGACCGGGTGATCCTGGAGGCGTTCGTCGCAGGTATCGACGCCTGCGAGGACGACACCGCGCGCGAGCTTCTCCAAGATGTCTGCGACCTGTACGCGCTGTCGGTGATCGAGGGCGACAAGGCCTGGTTCATCGAGCACCGGTTCCTGTCCACCGAACGCGCCAAGGCCGTGACCCGCGGGATCAACGAACGCTGCCGGTCACTGCGTCCGCACGTCGAAACCCTCGTCGACGGGTTCGGCATCCCCGAGCAGCTGCGCTACGCGGCGATGCTCGATCCCGCCGAGCTGCTCAACGGCTGA
- a CDS encoding VIT1/CCC1 transporter family protein, with protein MPDSVGESLSPTGLPHVSYHRHADVTGGWLRAATFGAMDGLVSNTALIAGVGASASAQTVVLSGVAGLLAGAFSMALGEYTSVTTANEQVDSEVKVERRSFRKNPEAEQAELVAMLQEMGMTAETATKASEEIHRDQNRALNFHLVQELGVHPTEKPSPWVAGGSSFVLFAIGAIIPLIPYLLGFESLWLGLACGGVGLLIAGGVAAKFTRKSVAIAGLRQLVFGAIAIAATYAVGILVGAVLT; from the coding sequence ATGCCGGATTCGGTCGGGGAATCGCTGTCTCCCACCGGCTTGCCGCACGTGAGCTATCACCGGCATGCCGATGTGACGGGCGGCTGGTTACGTGCCGCCACCTTCGGGGCGATGGACGGTCTGGTCAGCAACACCGCGTTGATCGCCGGTGTCGGGGCCAGCGCCTCAGCTCAGACCGTGGTGCTCAGTGGCGTGGCCGGGTTGCTGGCCGGCGCCTTCTCGATGGCGCTCGGTGAGTACACCTCGGTGACCACCGCCAACGAGCAGGTCGACTCCGAGGTCAAGGTGGAGCGTCGGTCGTTCCGCAAGAACCCCGAGGCCGAGCAGGCCGAACTCGTGGCCATGCTCCAGGAGATGGGGATGACCGCCGAGACGGCGACGAAGGCCAGTGAGGAAATCCACCGCGACCAGAATCGGGCCCTGAACTTTCACCTCGTGCAGGAATTGGGTGTGCACCCGACGGAGAAGCCGTCGCCATGGGTGGCGGGCGGCTCGTCCTTCGTGTTGTTCGCGATCGGTGCGATCATCCCGCTCATTCCGTACCTGCTCGGCTTCGAATCGTTGTGGCTCGGGCTGGCGTGCGGCGGAGTGGGCCTGCTGATCGCGGGCGGCGTGGCGGCCAAGTTCACCCGCAAATCGGTGGCCATCGCAGGGCTGCGGCAGTTGGTGTTCGGGGCCATCGCGATCGCGGCCACCTACGCCGTCGGCATCTTGGTCGGCGCCGTGCTGACCTGA
- a CDS encoding esterase-like activity of phytase family protein, protein MLRRTLLAGVLVVSACGPAHAEPGLDYLGQRQVAPGATLDGTLIGGLSGISYDPAADLYYVISDDRSAKNPARFYTARITVSDNGIGDVEFVGTHPWLDRDGQPFAPLDIDTQPPVVPPDPEGIAFDARRQRLYWTSEGERRVEGSGAPVLLDPWVRAAGLDGGFLGEFALPEGSRMSAVEDGPRRNSALEGLTLTPDGRYLWAAMEGPGYDDGPPPDEQRGALTRIVRFDAESGALDGRYTYPLDPVSAGPGGDNGLSDLVALDDNSFLVIERGFGTHVAVRIYRASVVEGSTELRKTLLADLTATPGLAPLDNIEGITLGPKLPDGRQSVIAVSDDNFSPTQVTQFLLFAL, encoded by the coding sequence ATGCTGCGCCGCACCCTGTTGGCCGGCGTCCTGGTGGTGTCGGCGTGTGGGCCCGCGCATGCCGAACCCGGCCTGGACTACCTCGGCCAGCGCCAGGTGGCGCCCGGCGCCACCCTGGACGGCACGCTGATCGGTGGGCTGTCGGGGATCAGCTACGACCCGGCCGCCGACCTGTACTACGTCATCAGCGATGACCGCTCCGCCAAGAATCCAGCTCGCTTCTACACCGCGCGGATCACGGTGTCGGACAACGGTATCGGTGACGTCGAGTTCGTCGGCACCCATCCGTGGCTGGACCGCGACGGGCAGCCGTTCGCGCCGTTGGACATCGACACGCAGCCACCGGTGGTGCCGCCCGATCCCGAGGGCATCGCCTTCGATGCGCGCCGCCAACGGCTGTACTGGACCAGCGAGGGGGAGCGGCGCGTCGAGGGATCTGGCGCGCCGGTCCTGCTGGACCCGTGGGTGCGCGCCGCCGGCCTCGACGGCGGCTTCCTCGGCGAGTTCGCGTTGCCCGAAGGATCCCGGATGTCGGCGGTCGAGGACGGCCCGCGGCGCAACAGCGCGCTGGAAGGTCTCACGCTCACACCTGACGGTCGGTATCTGTGGGCGGCCATGGAGGGGCCCGGCTACGACGACGGTCCGCCACCGGACGAGCAGCGTGGCGCCCTGACGCGCATCGTCCGCTTCGACGCGGAGTCCGGAGCACTCGATGGTCGGTACACCTACCCGCTGGATCCGGTCAGCGCCGGTCCGGGCGGCGACAACGGCTTGTCGGATCTGGTGGCGCTCGACGACAACAGCTTCCTGGTGATCGAGCGCGGTTTCGGCACGCACGTCGCGGTACGGATCTATCGCGCGAGCGTGGTCGAGGGATCAACTGAGCTGCGCAAGACGCTGCTGGCCGACTTGACCGCCACGCCGGGACTGGCTCCGCTCGACAACATCGAGGGAATCACGTTGGGTCCCAAGCTGCCCGACGGCCGGCAATCCGTGATCGCGGTCAGCGATGACAATTTCTCGCCCACGCAGGTGACGCAGTTCCTGCTGTTCGCGCTGTAG
- a CDS encoding YoaK family protein, which yields MSQQFDGEARLSWVLAGLAGVLGAAAFTHSAGYFVTFMTGNTERAFLGLFQGEEWLAIGAALLLLAFVGGVVIASLCRRHLWVNHPHGATVLTTLALVVSTVVDLIERGWTARDVPYIPILFVAFGIGALNTSFVKDGEVSIPLSYVTGTLVKMGQGIERHISGGQLSDWLGYFMLWSGFAGGAIVGGFISFVVSGSQMLLVATVVCAITAAYTYFYFDRHALLK from the coding sequence ATGTCGCAGCAGTTCGATGGCGAAGCCCGACTGTCGTGGGTTCTGGCCGGCCTGGCCGGAGTGCTGGGCGCCGCGGCGTTCACCCATTCGGCGGGGTACTTCGTCACCTTCATGACCGGCAACACCGAGCGGGCGTTCCTCGGACTGTTCCAGGGCGAGGAGTGGCTGGCGATCGGTGCCGCACTGCTGTTGCTCGCCTTCGTCGGCGGAGTGGTGATCGCCTCGTTGTGCCGCCGCCACCTGTGGGTCAATCATCCCCATGGCGCGACGGTGCTGACAACGCTGGCGCTGGTGGTCTCCACCGTGGTCGACCTCATCGAACGCGGCTGGACTGCCCGTGACGTCCCGTATATCCCAATCCTGTTCGTGGCCTTCGGTATCGGCGCCTTGAACACGTCGTTCGTCAAGGACGGCGAGGTGTCGATCCCGCTGAGTTACGTGACCGGGACGCTGGTGAAAATGGGCCAGGGCATCGAGCGCCACATCAGCGGCGGCCAGTTGAGCGACTGGCTGGGGTATTTCATGCTGTGGTCCGGATTCGCCGGCGGCGCCATCGTCGGTGGCTTCATCAGCTTTGTCGTCAGCGGCTCGCAGATGCTGCTGGTGGCCACCGTCGTCTGCGCGATCACCGCGGCCTACACCTACTTCTACTTCGACCGCCACGCGTTGTTGAAATAG
- a CDS encoding MFS transporter, which yields MWRQPKAVWAVAFASVVAFMGIGLVDPILKPIADNLNASPSQVSLLFTSYMAVMGVAMLITGVVSSRIGPKRTLLLGLVIIIAGAGLAGMSDTVMQIVGWRALWGLGNALFIATALATIVNSAKGSVAQAIILYEAALGLGIAIGPLVGGVLGSISWRGPFFGVSALMAFALVITAFLLPATPRAERATTLADPFRALRHRGLLGVAITALLYNFGFFTLLAFTPFPLNMTAHQIGLIFFGWGLALAFTSVVVAPRLQHRFGTVRVLILNLLAFTAVLTVMAVWTDSKAVLASGVVVAGLFIGINNTLITETVMKAAPVERGVASAAYSFLRFGGAAVAPWLAGVLGEQVNVHLPYWVGAFAVLAGAGVLALTRPHLVGIDVEEDELDELTEEATAVTVGSDS from the coding sequence ATGTGGCGCCAACCCAAGGCCGTATGGGCCGTCGCTTTCGCCTCCGTCGTCGCCTTCATGGGCATCGGACTGGTCGATCCCATCCTCAAACCGATCGCCGACAACCTCAACGCCTCGCCGTCACAGGTGTCGTTGCTGTTCACCAGCTACATGGCGGTGATGGGCGTGGCGATGCTGATCACCGGTGTGGTGTCCAGCCGCATCGGACCCAAGCGCACGCTGCTGCTCGGCCTGGTGATCATCATCGCCGGGGCCGGCCTGGCCGGGATGAGCGACACCGTGATGCAGATCGTGGGCTGGCGCGCCCTGTGGGGCCTGGGCAACGCCCTGTTCATCGCCACGGCGCTGGCCACCATCGTCAACTCCGCGAAAGGCTCTGTGGCCCAAGCCATCATCCTGTACGAGGCAGCGCTGGGCCTGGGCATCGCGATCGGCCCACTGGTCGGCGGCGTGCTCGGCTCGATCTCCTGGCGCGGCCCGTTCTTCGGCGTCTCGGCGCTGATGGCCTTCGCCCTGGTGATCACCGCGTTCCTGCTGCCGGCCACCCCCCGCGCCGAACGCGCCACCACACTGGCCGATCCGTTCCGGGCGCTGCGCCACCGCGGCCTGCTCGGCGTCGCGATCACCGCGCTGCTCTACAACTTCGGATTCTTCACCCTGCTGGCGTTCACCCCCTTCCCGCTGAACATGACCGCCCACCAGATCGGGCTGATCTTCTTCGGCTGGGGCCTGGCGCTGGCGTTCACCTCCGTGGTCGTGGCACCGCGGCTGCAGCACCGCTTCGGCACGGTGCGGGTGCTCATCCTCAACCTGCTGGCCTTCACCGCGGTGCTGACCGTGATGGCGGTGTGGACAGACTCCAAGGCCGTTCTGGCGTCGGGTGTGGTGGTCGCCGGCCTGTTCATCGGCATCAACAACACCCTGATCACCGAAACCGTGATGAAGGCCGCCCCGGTGGAGCGCGGCGTCGCCTCGGCGGCCTACAGCTTCCTGCGCTTCGGCGGCGCCGCCGTGGCGCCGTGGCTGGCCGGGGTGCTCGGCGAGCAGGTCAACGTGCACCTGCCGTACTGGGTGGGCGCATTCGCGGTGCTGGCCGGTGCCGGTGTGCTGGCCCTGACTCGTCCGCACCTGGTCGGGATCGATGTCGAAGAAGACGAACTCGACGAGCTGACCGAAGAGGCGACCGCGGTCACCGTCGGCAGCGACAGCTGA